One window of the Procambarus clarkii isolate CNS0578487 chromosome 27, FALCON_Pclarkii_2.0, whole genome shotgun sequence genome contains the following:
- the LOC123753630 gene encoding uncharacterized protein: MAAKLMFLVVLLTPVGSSLAAVSLAEAELDPSNPDRCTYKGVGYSFKEEKSIPRRCEVGKCISSGGKTYVQFASCGVIGVQNGCRLSKEDLTKRYPACCPRQIC, translated from the exons ATGGCGGCGAAGCTGATGTTCTTGGTTGTTCTACTGACACCTGTAGGCAGTAGCCTGGCAGCGGTCTCTCTCGCCGAAGCTGAACTTGATCCAA GTAACCCAGATCGGTGTACGTATAAGGGCGTGGGATATTCCTTCAAGGAAGAAAAGAGTATTCCTCGACGTTGTGAAGTAGGAAAGTGTATATCTTCCGGTGGTAAAACATACGTACAATTCGCATC GTGCGGTGTGATAGGGGTACAAAATGGATGCCGCCTGAGCAAAGAAGACTTGACCAAACGTTACCCTGCCTGCTGCCCTCGTCAGATATGCTGA